The genomic interval TTCCTGATAGTTGTATTTCAAAAGTGCTGCAGAAAGTATTAGCGGTCCGATGACAGCACCAATCTGGTCCATGGCTTCGTGAATTGCAAATCCCCACCCCCTGCCGATCTCTCTGGTGGCGAAGGACAGCATTGCATCTCTCGGGGGAGACCTTATTGCCTTTCCCAATCTCTCGAGAATGATCAAAACGGCTGCAATCTCCCATCTATTTGCCAGAACGAGAAGTGGAATGCACAGGATCATTGCGTAACCCAGAAAGGTCATCGGCCAGTACCGCTTCGTTCTGTCTGCAACATATCCCGACAGCAATCTGAAGGCGTAACCTGCAAACTCACCGAATCCTGAAATAAACCCGACAAGAACTGCACTGACGCCAAATGTTGCGAGAAATGGACCGACTACACTTCTTCCCCCTTCGTAAGTTATATCTCCCAAAAGGCTCACTATACCCATCAGAAGTATGAACCTGGTTGCCCTATTCATTTTCTCCCACCATCTCCCTGAAAAGCTCTTCCACCCTGTCCTTTGCCTCCTCCAGAATCTTGACTCCCTTTTCTGTAGCTCGATAAACTCTCCTGATTTTGCCGTCAACAACAACTTTTCTGGATTCCAGCAAACCCTCTCTCTCCATCTCGTGGAGTATAGGGTAGAGTGTTCCGGGGCTGAGGGAATAACCGTGCCTGGCCAGTTCTTCAATCATCCATTTACCGTAAATTTCCCCTCTGGATGCATGGTAGAGTACGTGGAGTCTCACGAATCCCAGGAACAGTTTTCGAATCATATCGACTTTCGATATCGACTTTCGATTTAAAAAGGTTGCCAACGTCAATCTTTTTATAGTTTCTTGAGACCTCCTAACATGCTTGAACTGAATGGTGTGCCGGTTGATGACACCTATTGTGAGGCTTTTGATGGGATATACTCAAGAATAATTGTGACAGCAAAGCACAAGTGGCTGCTGAAGAGAGCAGCTTACTCTGCCACTGCCCTGCCTTCGACGGTTTTTGGAGAGGCGGAAGGTGGAGTAGAGCGCTGGCTATCACCTCAAGAAACTCCCGACGGAAGGCTTGGAGCAATCTGCCAGATATGGGTCCAGAAATCGAAAAAGTTTCTGGATGTGCTTATGAGGGAGATGGGTAAAAGGATAAGGCAGGGAATTCTCGTTGTACCGACAACGAGGGTTTTCAACGCAACCGACAGCGAAAATTTCTTTGATGCTGAAATCAACGTGGGAAGATGTGGGGATGGTTATGAGTGGGAGGAGGAAATGTGGAGCAGAAAGGTCATCAGGCTTCCGATCATGTTTGGTGAATTCATAATCGAGAGGTACATTGGCTACGCCGAGGGTATTGCAGGAGGAAATATCTGGTACTTCTGCGAGAGTGAGGAGGCGGCACTGGAGGCTGGAGAAGCTGCTGTTGAGGCTCTCAAGGAGGTTGATGGTGTGATAACTTCATTTGACATCTGTTCGGCTGGCAGTAAACCGGAAACCAAGTATCCTGAAATCGGTCCAACGACAAATCATTACTTCTGTCCAACCCTGAAAAATAAGATACCGGACTCAAGGGTTCCTGAAGGTGTAAAATCCATACCCGAGATTGTCATTAACGGGATAAACAGGGAGGCAGTTGAGAAGGCCATGTATGTATGCATGGATGTCGTGAGCAGGATTGATGGAGTCGTGAGGATCTCTGCCGGCAACTATGAAGGAAAGCTGGGACAGCACAGGATATATCTGAAAGATGTAATTGAGAAATTCTCCTGAATTCTTTATCTTTTTATTTCGCCCGTCCAGAATACTTGCTGGAAAAATAAGAATTCAAACAAATTTGGACAGAAAGCTGATTAATGTCACTTTAATATGATTAACAATACCAACTCCCTCCAGTTTTATTTTACCATCGTCTATGGCCTTCTTTAATGCTTTCGGGTCTTTGGAATCCAGTAACTGTCTCACGACTTTCTCCGTAGTATATGCGTTCATCGTCGGATTTTCAATTCCGCCTTTCATGAATTTCCTCAACTCACCATTCTCAATGACGACTCCAATTGTTAGCTTAGAACCGTCATTCTCTGTAATTATCCAGTTCATCCTTGCATCTTTTAAAATGCTGCCAACTTTGTAATTGTTAACGATTTCGCCAAGCTCAAAGAAAAGCTCGTCTTTATCGCCAGTTGCAAGCATGAGTATTTTGAACGCATCGTATGCTGTTATTCTACCGTCATAGTTCATGTCTGCGACCATGTCAGGCTTGAGCTTTCCAACGGACATCTTTAACGCAATTAAAGCGTCAACGCTCGTTATGTTTCCATCGTTGTTGCAGTCTCCTTTCATTGTTGTTGCTGAAACTGCTGTGGTTAAAAATCCAAATGTGAGCAGAATCAAAAAAAGATGTTTCATGCTTTTTCACTTTCTTCCTTCCTTATCTTTTACCCTTGCTTCTCAAAGCCAGCGTGACCAGTGCGGCGATAGCTATTCCGATTTCAAAGTCCGGGCTTTTCTTTTCCTCCTTTCCAGCAACAGTAATCTTTCCATCCTGCCTGTCAACCTTTATATCAACGTGTGTGTTGACATCGTATGCCTTTACGCTCTGGATTGTTAACGGCGACTCCCCTTCCTTAAGAGCTTTGAATTCTATCAAAGCTACAGCTCCATCCCCGTTTATACCCCTGGAATCTGCGAGGCTTATGGCAACCACACCTTCCTTGCTGTTGGATGAGATCAAACCCCTGTTCAACTCTCC from Archaeoglobus neptunius carries:
- a CDS encoding PadR family transcriptional regulator; translation: MIRKLFLGFVRLHVLYHASRGEIYGKWMIEELARHGYSLSPGTLYPILHEMEREGLLESRKVVVDGKIRRVYRATEKGVKILEEAKDRVEELFREMVGENE
- a CDS encoding formylmethanofuran--tetrahydromethanopterin N-formyltransferase, whose amino-acid sequence is MLELNGVPVDDTYCEAFDGIYSRIIVTAKHKWLLKRAAYSATALPSTVFGEAEGGVERWLSPQETPDGRLGAICQIWVQKSKKFLDVLMREMGKRIRQGILVVPTTRVFNATDSENFFDAEINVGRCGDGYEWEEEMWSRKVIRLPIMFGEFIIERYIGYAEGIAGGNIWYFCESEEAALEAGEAAVEALKEVDGVITSFDICSAGSKPETKYPEIGPTTNHYFCPTLKNKIPDSRVPEGVKSIPEIVINGINREAVEKAMYVCMDVVSRIDGVVRISAGNYEGKLGQHRIYLKDVIEKFS
- a CDS encoding dockerin type I repeat-containing protein produces the protein MKHLFLILLTFGFLTTAVSATTMKGDCNNDGNITSVDALIALKMSVGKLKPDMVADMNYDGRITAYDAFKILMLATGDKDELFFELGEIVNNYKVGSILKDARMNWIITENDGSKLTIGVVIENGELRKFMKGGIENPTMNAYTTEKVVRQLLDSKDPKALKKAIDDGKIKLEGVGIVNHIKVTLISFLSKFV
- a CDS encoding cohesin domain-containing protein, whose protein sequence is MFARLFAIILILLTVGTASALTVKLPETTGGVGSTIEVAVEVEGAKNVGSMDIVISYDPSVVEVKSVGKGELNRGLISSNSKEGVVAISLADSRGINGDGAVALIEFKALKEGESPLTIQSVKAYDVNTHVDIKVDRQDGKITVAGKEEKKSPDFEIGIAIAALVTLALRSKGKR